In Dromaius novaehollandiae isolate bDroNov1 chromosome 2, bDroNov1.hap1, whole genome shotgun sequence, one DNA window encodes the following:
- the EDN1 gene encoding endothelin-1, producing MDYSHMIVSLLFVVCPGLLSAAPGGAAAAAPRRARRCSCSSLLDEECVYFCHLDIIWINTPEKTVPYGLGGPSRSRRSLKDMVPEMLAEASSRCRCANQKDKKCLNFCQTGKELWAQSTMEKSLHHRNRGGNCLGPKCMNQQFVGSRKMKRLEAIGNSIKASFSIAKLKAELQKGRKLKHNRANKRQGVWESLKTS from the exons ATGGATTATTCGCACATGATTGTGTCGCTGCTCTTCGTGGTGTGCCCGGGACTGCTGTCGGCAG cccccggaggagccgccgccgccgcgccccgccgcgcccgccgctgctcctgctcctcGCTGCTGGACGAGGAGTGCGTCTACTTCTGCCACCTCGACATCATCTGGATCAACACCCCCGA GAAGACTGTTCCTTATGGCCTTGGAGGCCCTTCTCGATCCAGAAGATCATTGAAGGACATGGTACCTGAGATGCTTGCTGAAGCTAGCAGCAGATGTCGATGTGCCAACCAGAAAGACAAGAAATGTCTGAACTTCTGCCAGACAGGAAAAGAACTCTG GGCTCAGTCCACAATGGAGAAAAGCTTGCATCATCGCAACAGAGGTGGCAATTGCCTTGGACCCAAATGTATGAACCAACAGTTTGTTGGCAGCAGGAAAATGAAGAG GCTGGAGGCCATTGGTAACAGTATCAAAGCTTCCTTCAGTATTGCAAAGCTGAAGGCtgagctccagaaagggaggAAGCTGAAGCATAACAGGGCGAATAAAAGACAAGGCGTCTGGGAAAGCCTAAAAACATCCTAG